A region of Vitis vinifera cultivar Pinot Noir 40024 chromosome 13, ASM3070453v1 DNA encodes the following proteins:
- the LOC104878019 gene encoding flavin-containing monooxygenase FMO GS-OX-like 2, whose amino-acid sequence MATHRNAMVEEVWDQNFSQGGNLLHVLRGYRLTLEDDSVSRNGGRNKYFGVKEAYSLLVNPNDTAFPKNCIWVDRVPTKIEFVYEDGKAVFQDGSSVHADTIFYCTEYKYHFPFIETNGIVTIDDDNRVGPLYKHVFPPHLAPWLSFIGMPKQDTPFLTTELQSKWLAHVLSGKVLLPTEEEMMSDVENYYHHMEETGVPKSFTHVLPPNEIEYRNWLLAQVEMPPLKEWRGRMYRECVKFANAKPDGYRDQWDDDYWDAVIASQEVNHLANGEDVGVEKMLGLLKM is encoded by the exons ATGGCTACACATAGGAACGCCATGGTGGAGGAAGTTTGGGACCAGAATTTCAGTCAGGGAG GAAATTTGCTCCATGTCCTAAGGGGCTACAGGCTAACTTTGGAGGATGACTCAGTCTCTCGGAATGGTGGAAGAAACAAGTATTTTGGAGTTAAGGAAGCGTATAGTTTACTAGTTAACCCCAATGACACCGCCTTCCCGAAGAATTGCATATGGGTGGATAGAGTTCCTACCAaa ATAGAATTTGTTTATGAAGATGGTAAGGCTGTCTTTCAAGATGGATCCTCAGTTCATGCAGATACCATTTTTTATTGTACTGA GTACAAATACCATTTTCCATTTATTGAAACAAATGGAATTGTAACCATTGATGACGATAACCGTGTTGGGCCACTGTATAAACATGTCTTCCCTCCGCACTTAGCTCCTTGGCTCTCTTTCATTGGAATGCCTAAGCAG GATACACCATTTCTGACAACCGAGTTACAATCCAAGTGGTTGGCTCATGTTTTATCTGGTAAGGTGTTGCTGCCAACAGAAGAGGAGATGATGTCTGATGTCGAAAATTACTATCATCATATGGAGGAAACTGGAGTGCCCAAGAGCTTCACCCATGTCCTTCCCCCCAATGAG ATTGAGTACAGGAATTGGCTACTGGCTCAGGTGGAAATGCCACCATTGAAGGAGTGGAGAGGAAGAATGTACAGGGAGTGTGTCAAGTTTGCAAATGCCAAGCCAGATGGGTACAGGGATCAATGGGATGATGATTATTGGGATGCAGTCATCGCATCACAG GAAGTAAACCATCTGGCAAATGGAGAAGATGTTGGGGTGGAGAAGATGTTGGGGTTGCTGAAGATGTAG